The following proteins are encoded in a genomic region of Debaryomyces hansenii CBS767 chromosome G complete sequence:
- a CDS encoding DEHA2G12100p (similar to uniprot|P38439 Saccharomyces cerevisiae YOR123c LEO1 component of the Paf1 complex), translating to MSDLEANDHGMNQENDEVDDLFGEDDEQQTETQMENGEDNEDEDDTDGNDDDDKEEHELKTLDIALPRHAVAHKPEEDTYTLKMPVFLNVEAHPFDPTEFKEKVGQNAIERKNSSMNAKQVQNDLNAEKLLNENTIRWRYTNSGNDEIIKQSNAHFVQWNDGSISLKIGSEMFDYKELPVYDNFLVKTHDDYEILQNDSIINKSVNLLPSSAFTSTHKKLTEAVKNIQKKDKILNTITDNDPLLKQRMADENEKKSLKMKRQMEMKRRLQEERLERTNSPVPGMRNSYEPAYERFERTYGDEEYDEEDDFIANDEEEEEEGFDDDEEEEEFEKGSERLKKLKDEGASKYSNRDETEEESQNNEQSTHQREEEEEDNKQARKKRRIIDSDDEE from the coding sequence ATGTCAGATTTAGAAGCAAATGATCATGGTATGAATCAGGAAAATGACGAGGTTGATGACTTATTCggtgaagatgatgaacAACAAACTGAAACGCAGATGGAGAATGGTGAAGATAACGAAGACGAGGACGATACAGATGGAaacgacgacgacgacaAAGAGGAACACGAGTTGAAGACACTTGATATAGCTTTACCTCGTCATGCTGTAGCACATAAGCCAGAGGAAGACACATATACGTTGAAAATGCCAGTGTTTTTGAATGTAGAAGCCCATCCATTCGACCCTACTGAATTCAAGGAAAAAGTTGGTCAAAATGcaattgaaagaaagaataGTTCTATGAATGCAAAGCAAGTCcaaaatgatttgaatgcagaaaaattattgaatgaaaatacTATAAGATGGAGATACACTAACAGTGGTAAtgatgaaatcattaagCAATCAAATGCCCATTTTGTACAATGGAATGACGgatcaatttcattgaaaatagGAAGCGAAATGTTTGATTATAAAGAATTACCGGTttatgataattttttggttAAAACTCATGACGATTACGAAATTTTACAAAATGATTCGATAATAAACAAGCTGGTAAACTTATTGCCATCGTCAGCTTTTACATCCACCCATAAAAAATTAACTGAGGCAGTTaagaatattcaaaagaaagataaaATCTTGAACACAATTACGGATAACGATCCGTTATTAAAACAAAGAATGGCcgatgaaaatgaaaagaagTCGCTTAAAATGAAGAGACAGATGGAAATGAAGAGAAgattacaagaagaaagattagAAAGAACAAACAGTCCTGTGCCTGGCATGAGAAACTCTTACGAGCCTGCCTACGAAAGATTCGAAAGAACTTATGGTGATGAAGAATACGACGAGGAAGACGATTTCATTGCCAACGacgaagaggaagaagaagagggCTTCGACgacgacgaagaagaggaagaatttgaaaaggGGTCCgaaagattgaagaaattaaaggaCGAAGGTGCTTCTAAGTATAGTAATCGAGACGAAACCGAAGAAGAGCTGCAAAATAACGAACAATCCACTCAtcaaagagaagaagaagaagaagataacaAGCAAGCAAGGAAGAAGCGgagaattattgattctgACGACGAAGAATAG
- a CDS encoding DEHA2G12078p (similar to uniprot|P26364 Saccharomyces cerevisiae YER170w ADK2 mitochondrial adenylate kinase), with amino-acid sequence MPLVKPPRLLLLGAPGSGKGTQTTKLLLQFPKINSLSSGDILRNQINSGTSIGLEASKYIKNGKLVPDTTMVRLITKQLHEMDWLDKKAAWLLDGFPRTSNQAVALDNTLHTNNSNINMVVELDVDQKVILERIEARWVHVPSGRVYNLDYNPPRVPFKDDITGEPLSKREDDTAEVFQKRLDQYNKEIGSLKDFYNNKDVLYKVSGSTSDVIFPKLSNLILQNFGV; translated from the coding sequence atGCCTCTCGTTAAACCGCCTAGATTGTTATTGTTAGGAGCACCAGGATCCGGGAAAGGTACTCAAACAACTAAGTTATTGCTCCAGTTTCCAAAAATAAACTCATTATCATCTGGAGATATTTTGAGAAATCAGATAAACTCGGGCACTAGTATTGGCCTCGAGGCATCTAAGtatatcaaaaatggtAAATTAGTTCCAGATACAACGATGGTGAGATTAATTACCAAACAGTTACACGAGATGGATTGGTTAGACAAAAAAGCTGCTTGGTTATTAGATGGATTTCCCCGTACGTCAAACCAGGCTGTTGCATTAGACAACACGTTGCATAcaaataattccaatataAACATGGTTGTTGAATTGGATGTGGATCAAAAGGTCATTTTGGAAAGAATAGAGGCTAGGTGGGTGCATGTTCCCAGTGGTAGAGTTTATAATTTAGACTACAATCCACCAAGGGTGCCTTTCAAAGATGATATCACAGGTGAGCCATTATCAAAACGTGAAGATGACACAGCAGAAGTGTTTCAAAAAAGATTAgatcaatataataaggAGATTGGTTCATTGAAGGATTTctacaataataaagatgTCTTGTACAAAGTTAGCGGTTCTACATCTGATGTCATATTCCCTAAGTTGTCTAATTTGATATTGCAAAACTTTGGGGTCTAA
- a CDS encoding DEHA2G12056p (highly similar to uniprot|P06839 Saccharomyces cerevisiae YER171w RAD3 5' to 3' helicase), with product MKFYIDDLPILFPYPRIYPEQYAYMCDIKKTLDVGGNCILEMPSGTGKTISLLSITVAYQMHYPEHRKVVYCSRTMSEIEKALIELHNLMKFRAEQLGYVEEFRGLGLSSRKNLCLHPTISKERKGIVVDEKCRRVTNGQLKKKIENGLINTEQTQDPEANALCSFHESLNEMDQHNLIPAGVYSFDALINHCKEVGTCPYFTVRRMIPFCNIIIYSYHYLLDPKIADRVSKEISKDSIIIFDEAHNIDNVCIESLSLDLTDDTLKRATRGANKLGDAVDDMKSQDSEKLQNEYEKLVEGLRQAEIARDEELFMSNPTLPQDLLDEAIPGNIRKAEHFISFLKRFIEYLKTRMKVLHVISETPISFLQHLKDLTFIDRKPLKFCSERLSLLVRTLELSEIEDFTALKDIATFATLVSTYDTGFQLILEPFETEGSTVPNPILHFTCLDASIAIKPVFERFSSVIITSGTISPLDMYPKMLNFQTVIQESYTMTLARRSFLPMIVTKGSDQVSISSRFEIRNDPSVVRNYGSLLIEFAKIVPDGMVVFFPSYLYMESIISMWQNMGVLDEVWKYKLILVETPDAQETSLALETYRKACSNGRGAILLSVARGKVSEGIDFDHHYGRTVLMIGIPFQYTESRILKARLEFLRDHYQIRENDFLSFDAMRHAAQCLGRVLRGKDDYGIMVLADRRFSRKKNQLPKWIAQALNDSDTNLSTDMALANAKKFLRSLAQPTNPNDQEGVSVWNLEQLEKFQREHQHQISAAEEKPKQENGNDNEEDDEFMDIDDDDLALL from the coding sequence ATGAAGTTTTACATAGATGACTTGCCAATTCTATTTCCATATCCTAGGATTTATCCCGAGCAATATGCATATATGTGTGATATAAAGAAGACATTAGATGTAGGTGGaaattgtatattagaGATGCCTTCGGGTACTGGAAAGACTATTTCGTTGTTATCTATAACGGTTGCATACCAAATGCATTACCCTGAACATAGGAAGGTTGTTTATTGTTCTCGTACCATGTCTGAGATTGAAAAAGCATTGATAGAATTGCATAATTTAATGAAGTTTAGAGCTGAGCAATTAGGTTATGTGGAAGAGTTTAGAGGGTTGGGATTATCAAGTAGAAAAAACTTATGTTTACATCCGACTATATCGAAAGAACGTAAAGGAATTGTGGTTGATGAAAAGTGTAGAAGAGTCACTAATGGGCAgttaaaaaaaaagattgaaaatggGTTAATTAATACAGAGCAAACACAAGATCCAGAAGCTAATGCATTATGCTCATTTCATGAACTGCTTAATGAAATGGATCAGCATAATTTGATCCCGGCGGGAGTGTATTCTTTTGATGCGTTGATCAATCATTGTAAAGAGGTTGGTACTTGTCCATATTTCACAGTAAGAAGGATGATACCATTTTgtaacattattatttattcatacCACTATTTGTTGGATCCCAAAATTGCTGATCGTGTATCCAAAGAGATATCGAAGGACAgtataattatatttgatgaagcgcataatattgataacgTCTGTATCGAATCCCTATCTTTGGACCTTACCGACGATACTCTTAAAAGAGCTACTCGAGGGGCTAATAAATTGGGAGATGCGGTAGATGATATGAAGTCACAGGATAGCGAAAAACTTCAgaatgaatatgaaaaattagtaGAGGGTTTGAGGCAAGCCGAAATAGCTCGCGATGAAGAGCTATTCATGAGTAATCCTACATTACCAcaagatttattagatgaagcTATACCTGGTAACATAAGAAAAGCTGAGCactttatttcatttttgaagagatttattgaatacttGAAAACTAGAATGAAGGTTTTACACGTCATTAGCGAAACTCCTATAAGTTTCTTGCAGCATCTAAAAGATCTAACATTTATAGATAGAAAACctttaaaattttgttcGGAAAGGTTGTCTCTTTTAGTGAGAACATTGGAACtttctgaaattgaagatttcaCAGCATTGAAAGATATAGCTACTTTCGCCACACTAGTATCAACTTATGATACAGgatttcaattaattttagaGCCGTTTGAGACTGAAGGCTCCACTGTTCCAAATCCAATATTGCATTTCACTTGCTTAGATGCCTCGATCGCCATCAAGCCTGTGTTCGAAAGATTTTCATCAGTTATCATAACTTCAGGTACTATTTCTCCGTTAGACATGTATCCAAAGATGCTTAATTTCCAGACTGTTATTCAAGAATCTTATACAATGACATTAGCAAGAAGATCGTTCTTACCAATGATAGTAACAAAGGGATCTGACCAAGtgtcaatttcttcaagatttgAAATACGTAATGATCCGTCCGTCGTTAGAAACTATGGTTCCCtattaattgaatttgcCAAAATTGTTCCGGATGGGATGGTTGTTTTCTTTCCGTCCTATTTATATATGGAATCTATTATTTCTATGTGGCAGAATATGGGTGTGTTAGATGAAGTTTggaaatataaattaatccTTGTAGAAACACCTGATGCACAAGAAACATCTTTAGCGTTGGAGACTTATAGGAAGGCATGCTCTAATGGGAGGGGTGccatattattatcagtCGCTCGTGGAAAAGTTTCTGAGGGTATTGATTTTGACCATCATTATGGTAGAACGGTTTTAATGATCGGTATTCCATTCCAGTATACTGAATCCAGAATCTTGAAAGCTCGTTTGGAATTCTTAAGagatcattatcaaataagagaaaatgatttcttatctttCGATGCAATGAGACATGCCGCTCAGTGCTTAGGTAGAGTCTTGAGAGGTAAAGATGATTACGGTATTATGGTCTTAGCTGATAGAAGATTCTCACGGaagaaaaatcaattacCTAAATGGATTGCTCAAGCATTAAATGATTCAGATACTAACTTGTCAACTGATATGGCTTTAGCTAATGCTAAGAAATTTTTAAGAAGTTTAGCTCAACCTACCAATCCTAATGACCAGGAAGGTGTATCTGTTTGGAACTTAGAacaattagaaaaattCCAGAGAGAACATCAACATCAAATAAGTGCCGCCGAAGAGAAGCCTAAACAGGAGAATGGTAacgataatgaagaagatgatgaattcatggatatagatgatgatgatttagcTTTACTTTAA